ATTCAAAATTCAAAATTCAAAATTCTGAATTCAGAGTTGCTCGACCCATATGACGGACTTCAGGATATCAAGAACAAGCTGATCCGGATGGTCTCCAAGAACACCTTTGCCGAAGATCCCTTGCGGATGCTGCGGGCCTGCCAGTTCGCCGCCCGGCTTCGGTTCTCCATCGAGCAGGACACCTTCAAGGCCATCAAAAAGAACGCCGGGCTCATCTCCACAGTTTCCCCGGAACGGGTGCAGCAGGAGCTTAACAAGATGCTGTTGTCCGATCAGCCGTCCGTCGGTTTCTGGCTGATGCAGCGCAGCGGACTGCTCAAAATACTGTTGCCAGAGCTGGAGCAGGGCGCGGACGTAAGCCAGCCCGGAGGCTGCCACCGCTACAAGGTGTTTGAGCATTCCATAAAATCGTCAGACTTCGCGCCCAAAACTCTGGAACTGCGGCTGACGGCCTTGCTGCACGATGTGGCCAAGCCCCGGTGCCGGGAGGTCTTTGAGGGCGGGGCCCATTTTTACGGGCACGACAAGCTGGGGGCAAAAATGGCCGGGGAGATCCTGTCCCGGTTGAAATATTCCAACCAGGTTATCGAAAGGGTCACAGGGTTGATCGGAAGACACATGTTCGCCGTGCCCGAGACCGGGAAGGGATTAAGGCGGCTGATATCAAAGGCCGGGATAGACGGCCTGGACGACCTGATAGCCTTGCGTCGGGCTGACATCATGGCCCAGGGGATGAAGGGGGATACGGAGTATCTGAAAGCCTTTAAACAGGCGGTCAAAGAAGAACTTGATAAAAAACCGGCCTTTTCCATCAAGGACCTTAAGATCGACGGGAACGACCTGATGAAGGAGCTGGGCCTTGGGCCGGGCCCTAAGCTGGGGCGCATACTAAAACAGCTTTTTGAGTTGGCGTTGGAAAACCCCAAAAACAACCACAAAACATTGCTCTTAAAAGAGGCCCGACGTCTGGCTGCTCAACTAAAGTATTCACGCCAAGATTTTTATTCTTGATTTTGCGGTCATTTGATGTTAAAATTAAACTTTGTATCCTGAAATAACAAAAAATAATATAAACCTACACGGGTCAGCTAAAATGAAGTATCTCAAGACCAGCCCGGACAAATGCCAGGGGGTGCGGGCCTGCGAGAAGATATGCTCCAAGACTTTC
The sequence above is drawn from the candidate division TA06 bacterium genome and encodes:
- a CDS encoding HDIG domain-containing protein; translation: MPANIIQAINSFGRLYEVGGAVRDRIRHSLDSSGNIDPERFSQYQPVEADYLVAGIPMDQLARLLKQFGRVELVGRSFGVIKFKVQNENCKLQTFDIALPRKEQSIGPGHKDFAIEYDPGIPIELDLGRRDFAVNAIALRIQNSKFKILNSELLDPYDGLQDIKNKLIRMVSKNTFAEDPLRMLRACQFAARLRFSIEQDTFKAIKKNAGLISTVSPERVQQELNKMLLSDQPSVGFWLMQRSGLLKILLPELEQGADVSQPGGCHRYKVFEHSIKSSDFAPKTLELRLTALLHDVAKPRCREVFEGGAHFYGHDKLGAKMAGEILSRLKYSNQVIERVTGLIGRHMFAVPETGKGLRRLISKAGIDGLDDLIALRRADIMAQGMKGDTEYLKAFKQAVKEELDKKPAFSIKDLKIDGNDLMKELGLGPGPKLGRILKQLFELALENPKNNHKTLLLKEARRLAAQLKYSRQDFYS